In a single window of the Chaetodon trifascialis isolate fChaTrf1 chromosome 19, fChaTrf1.hap1, whole genome shotgun sequence genome:
- the arf6a gene encoding ADP-ribosylation factor 6a, whose translation MGKVLAKIFGNKEMRILMLGLDAAGKTTILYKLKLGQSVTTIPTVGFNVETVTYKNVKFNVWDVGGQDKIRPLWRHYYTGTQGLIFVVDCADRDRIDEARQELHRIINDREMKDTIILVFANKQDLPDAMKPHEIQEKLGLTRIRDRNWYVQPSCATTGDGLYEGLTWLTSNYKS comes from the coding sequence ATGGGAAAAGTGCTCGCAAAGATTTTTGGCAACAAGGAGATGAGAATATTGATGCTTGGACTTGATGCTGCTGGTAAAACTACCATCTTGTACAAGTTGAAGCTGGGACAGTCGGTCACTACCATCCCCACTGTTGGATTCAACGTGGAGACCGTCACCTATAAGAATGTGAAGTTCAACGTGTGGGACGTGGGGGGCCAGGACAAGATCAGGCCGCTTTGGAGACATTACTACACCGGCACCCAGGGGCTCATTTTCGTGGTGGACTGTGCCGACAGGGACAGGATCGATGAGGCGAGGCAGGAGCTCCACCGAATCATCAACGACCGGGAGATGAAGGACACCATCATCCTGGTCTTCGCCAACAAACAAGACCTGCCAGATGCCATGAAGCCCCACGAGATCCAGGAGAAGCTAGGCCTGACCCGGATCAGAGATAGGAATTGGTACGTTCAGCCCTCGTGTGCGACAACAGGGGATGGACTATACGAGGGCCTGACCTGGCTTACCTCAAATTACAAATCTTAA